In a genomic window of Brassica rapa cultivar Chiifu-401-42 chromosome A10, CAAS_Brap_v3.01, whole genome shotgun sequence:
- the LOC103844763 gene encoding F-box protein At5g52880, translated as MKPGIDDQSKPQTMIQEKYTKRYQNLKVAEALSNNHLYPFACNELSSIIDLGYSQLPKDLKAFIFRDCLSAFRLLPEMNTSAAVSAANLLVKSVESAFPKQKKNLAIVEFKQAKVALKRRTKSHDEHIDLPSLPQDILVHIFSFLDLYSLLSSSQVSRSWNQATSEGSLWRSLFDLHFTHKVLIHIYPGIDWREAFKNEYILYKSSKMLRSGRGYCSYCDSVVWHDNLRCPKKQCRLKSGKKPLDLMLTHQVVNYLLGTTSSSDESDSEDEAVRGLWAYPTLQ; from the exons ATGAAACCTGGGATAGATGATCAAAGCAAACCCCAGACGATGATTCAAGAAAAATATACGAAGAGATACCAAAATCTAAAGGTAGCAGAAGCCCTCTCGAATAATCATCTCTACCCATTTGCTTGCAATGAACTGAGCTCCATTATAGATCTTGGTTACTCTCAATTACCCAAAGACCTCAAAGCTTTCATCTTTCGAGATTGTCTCTCCGCCTTTCGTCTTCTTCCCGA GATGAACACATCAGCTGCTGTTTCAGCGGCTAACCTTCTCGTGAAGAGCGTGGAATCAGCATTCCCTAAACAGAAGAAGAACTTAGCCATTGTAGAGTTTAAGCAGGCAAAAGTAGCACTTAAGAGACGCACTAAGAGCCATGACGAACATATAG ATTTGCCTTCACTTCCACAAGATATCCTTGTTCATATCTTCAGTTTCCTTGATTTATATTCCTTACTCTCCTCATCCCAAGTCTCTCG CTCATGGAACCAAGCAACGTCTGAAGGCTCTCTGTGGCGTTCACTATTTGATCTTCACTTTACTCACAAAGTCTTGATTCATATTTATCCCGGTATTGACTGGAGAGAAGCCTTTAAGAACGAATATATCT TGTATAAATCATCAAAGATGTTAAGATCTGGTCGGGGATACTGCAGTTACTGCGACTCCGTTGTTTGGCACGACAACTTGAGATGTCCGAAGAAACAATGTCGGTTGAAATCAGGCAAGAAGCCACTCGACCTCATGTTAACTCACCAG GTTGTTAACTATTTACTGGGGACAACGAGTTCGTCTGATGAAAGTGATTCGGAGGATGAGGCTGTTCGTGGACTATGGGCTTATCCTACGCTACAGTAG